Within Candidatus Tanganyikabacteria bacterium, the genomic segment GCGGGCGGTCGGAACGGTTCTCGAGCGGCACTTTCAGGTCGTACTCGACCCCGTAGTTGGCGTGGCTGCGGACGGCCGACGTGGGATACCGCTGCAACAGCGGCGCGGCCTGGTCCTGGCCGGTCCCCTGCGTATTCTTCATGACGCCGTCGATCAGGTACGCGCGTTCTTCGGGGGTCCCGTCCAGCACGTAGCGCGGCGCGCCGTCCGTGGCCAGGGTGCCCTGCCAGCGCGCGCCGACCTGCACGCCCCCGACCCGGCCGTAACGGCCGTCGGTGGCGGGCGGATCGCTCTGGGTGCGCACCAGGCGCGTGCCGGCGGCCAGCATGGCCGCGGCCGACTCGGCGGTGGGCTCGCGCCGGTCGAACAGGACCGCGGCGTGCACCGGGCCGCTGGCCTTCAGCCGGAACTGGCTCGTGAGCTCGTTGAACGGCAGGAAGGACCTGGTATGCAGCACGTGGTGGGCGCCGGGCGGGATCACGACCTGGCGGCGCGGTAGGTTGCCCTCGCCCCGCAGGATGGCGCCGGCCGTCCTGGCGCCCGGACCGCTGGATAGCCGGCTCAGCGGACCCTTGCCGACCTTCAGGAAATGCAAATCCAGGTACATCGCCGAGGCCGTGTCGTACGAGGCGGACGTGCCGACGTCCACGGTGATCGGCCCCGGGCCCGGATTGTGGAGCAGCACGGCCTGGTATAGCTTGCCGCCCGAGCGGTTCTGGTGATGCGCGAAGATCTCGAAGTCGCCCTGGAAAGCGTGCGGCAGGTGCGCCTCGCCGGCCAGTGGCAAAGTGGAAATGGAGATGCCCGTGCCCACGACGATTTCCGGATGGTTGCTGCTGAGGACCTGCACCTGGTC encodes:
- a CDS encoding DUF3370 family protein — its product is MSLAIDRPGAGRARQAGGSRPAPAANAPAAPPPDRPTQSPAAARILPLPGGLDQVQVLSSNHPEIVVGTGISISTLPLAGEAHLPHAFQGDFEIFAHHQNRSGGKLYQAVLLHNPGPGPITVDVGTSASYDTASAMYLDLHFLKVGKGPLSRLSSGPGARTAGAILRGEGNLPRRQVVIPPGAHHVLHTRSFLPFNELTSQFRLKASGPVHAAVLFDRREPTAESAAAMLAAGTRLVRTQSDPPATDGRYGRVGGVQVGARWQGTLATDGAPRYVLDGTPEERAYLIDGVMKNTQGTGQDQAAPLLQRYPTSAVRSHANYGVEYDLKVPLENRSDRPQRVRFYMDSPTAGNAVFFRSFRGLLAFADQERGRTSYVQLGQQPKERGATPLHEVVVPPGATREVRVRLVYPADATPPQVLRVVSGDPAA